Proteins encoded within one genomic window of Granulicella pectinivorans:
- a CDS encoding DUF507 family protein: protein MRISADKVNKLAHTVADTLAEIPECDFLEDRNTIRQEARKALLKLLTEETKIDQAARLKISSQRKIIVEGSQEWDILYRKYYNDEVKKLGI, encoded by the coding sequence GTGAGAATCTCTGCGGATAAGGTAAACAAGCTGGCCCACACTGTGGCTGACACTCTGGCTGAGATCCCCGAGTGCGACTTTTTGGAGGACCGAAACACGATCCGCCAGGAGGCCCGCAAGGCTCTGCTGAAGCTGCTGACCGAAGAGACGAAGATCGATCAGGCCGCGCGCCTGAAGATCTCGTCGCAGAGAAAGATCATCGTCGAAGGCTCGCAGGAGTGGGACATCCTCTACCGCAAGTACTACAACGACGAGGTCAAGAAGCTGGGTATCTAG
- a CDS encoding DUF507 family protein has protein sequence MIFSKEYVGYLARQTVKQLMAEKMIHSEKPAVLNERVAEGMIEELSLEDRINDEVRVILEAFQDDMRKTGASYPEMFKKVKAELARKYKAVL, from the coding sequence ATGATCTTTTCTAAAGAATATGTTGGTTACCTGGCGCGTCAGACTGTAAAGCAGTTGATGGCCGAGAAGATGATTCACTCCGAGAAGCCGGCTGTCCTGAACGAGCGGGTGGCGGAGGGGATGATCGAGGAGCTGTCGCTCGAAGACCGCATTAACGATGAGGTCCGCGTGATCCTTGAGGCGTTCCAGGACGATATGCGCAAAACCGGCGCGAGCTACCCGGAGATGTTCAAGAAGGTAAAAGCCGAGCTCGCCCGCAAGTATAAGGCGGTGCTGTGA
- the recJ gene encoding single-stranded-DNA-specific exonuclease RecJ, with the protein MTETAALFRWELPASDPIRTAAFERHLACPPAVARIIADRGIDDTKSFLSPSLADLHDPNLLLGLPEAVARIERALGSDEPVLIYGDYDVDGTTATVLLKTAIERVAPPGHPAKVTYHVPHRIREGYGMQTKVLGEAALTGIRLVISVDTGIRAFAAADEAKALGLDLIVTDHHLPDDVSGLPDALAVINPAQPNCPYPNKSLCGAAVAFKLAHALLTSHALRQPDPSRALDLLNSRIIPSFLKLVAIATIADSVPLIGENRAIAWLGLRELANPVQPGLRALMQVAKLPLDQAPTAMEVGFRLAPRINAAGRMDVAGDVVELLLTRDAAKAQMLAEKLDQLNQDRRATEAQALAAIDLQLAALKPYAPECIILDHADWHRGVLGILASRIVERTNRPALVLTHQDGQAHGSGRSIEGFHLLDALTAVDAPALFTKFGGHAHAVGLTIPSESLDELRHRMRLHATLHLTTEVLTPVLHCDAEIPLAAVDQTLYQWLQRLEPFGNAFPEPIFISRDLILTDPIRILKEKHVCLRLRDSNTSHAPFEALGWTRTIDWVAHTEGLEAGSRIDIAYRLRTSTYQQINRLQLELVDLKSTSMNSYLSS; encoded by the coding sequence ATGACCGAAACGGCAGCCCTCTTCCGCTGGGAACTTCCCGCATCCGATCCCATCCGCACCGCTGCGTTCGAACGCCATCTAGCCTGCCCTCCCGCGGTTGCCCGAATTATCGCGGACCGAGGCATCGACGACACGAAGTCCTTCCTCTCCCCTTCCCTCGCCGATCTTCACGACCCGAATCTCCTTCTCGGCTTGCCCGAGGCGGTTGCTCGGATTGAGCGCGCCCTGGGAAGCGATGAGCCCGTCCTTATCTACGGCGACTACGACGTCGATGGCACCACCGCAACCGTTCTCCTGAAGACCGCGATCGAACGCGTCGCACCGCCAGGCCATCCTGCGAAGGTGACGTACCACGTCCCCCATCGCATCCGCGAAGGCTACGGGATGCAGACCAAGGTGCTCGGCGAGGCAGCCCTCACCGGTATCCGTCTTGTCATTTCAGTCGATACCGGCATCCGCGCCTTCGCTGCCGCCGACGAGGCGAAGGCACTCGGCCTTGACCTCATCGTCACCGACCACCACCTCCCGGACGACGTCTCCGGGCTGCCCGACGCTCTCGCCGTCATCAACCCCGCCCAGCCCAACTGTCCTTACCCGAACAAGAGCCTGTGCGGGGCGGCTGTAGCCTTCAAACTCGCGCACGCTCTACTCACATCCCACGCTCTGCGCCAGCCAGATCCGTCACGGGCCCTCGATCTTCTCAATTCCCGCATCATTCCCTCATTTCTGAAACTGGTCGCCATCGCCACAATCGCCGACTCCGTTCCGCTGATCGGCGAGAATCGAGCGATCGCATGGCTCGGTCTGCGAGAGTTGGCCAACCCCGTCCAGCCAGGCCTGCGAGCCCTGATGCAGGTCGCCAAGTTACCGCTGGATCAAGCTCCAACCGCCATGGAAGTGGGCTTCCGCCTCGCCCCCCGCATCAACGCCGCCGGACGCATGGACGTAGCCGGGGACGTCGTTGAGCTCCTCCTCACGCGAGACGCCGCCAAGGCCCAGATGCTCGCGGAGAAGCTCGACCAACTCAACCAGGATCGTCGCGCCACCGAGGCGCAGGCGCTGGCAGCCATTGACCTCCAGCTAGCCGCCCTCAAGCCCTACGCGCCGGAATGCATCATTCTCGATCACGCCGACTGGCACCGCGGCGTGCTTGGCATCCTCGCCTCCCGTATCGTCGAACGCACCAATCGGCCAGCCCTCGTCCTCACCCATCAGGACGGACAGGCGCATGGCTCGGGGCGCTCCATCGAAGGCTTCCACCTGCTCGACGCGCTGACCGCAGTCGATGCGCCCGCCCTCTTTACCAAGTTCGGCGGTCACGCCCACGCTGTAGGGCTGACGATCCCGTCCGAAAGTCTGGATGAGCTCCGCCACCGTATGCGGCTCCACGCCACACTTCACCTCACGACCGAGGTCCTTACCCCGGTGCTCCACTGCGATGCCGAGATTCCCCTGGCGGCTGTCGACCAGACGCTCTACCAGTGGCTCCAGCGGCTCGAACCCTTCGGCAACGCCTTCCCGGAGCCAATCTTCATCAGCCGAGACCTTATCCTCACTGATCCCATTCGCATCCTGAAGGAGAAACACGTCTGCCTTCGGTTGCGCGACAGCAACACCAGCCACGCTCCGTTTGAGGCCCTGGGCTGGACTCGAACCATCGACTGGGTCGCGCACACCGAAGGCCTCGAAGCGGGCTCACGGATCGATATTGCCTACCGGTTACGCACCAGCACCTATCAACAAATAAACCGCCTCCAACTGGAGTTAGTCGACCTGAAATCCACTTCCATGAACTCGTATCTATCCTCTTGA
- a CDS encoding efflux RND transporter periplasmic adaptor subunit yields the protein MQTIESKRSNTPLVSGIAIVILIAAIFGFRHFTREIVEVKTAPVSYQDLVSSVPTNGKIEPIEEWQAHAPNAGVVKHIDVEIGDKVKAGTLVVQMDDTDARARVATALSTLRSAESAAADMSRGGTQDERIGMSGDLDRAKLAVAQDTKSLATLQQLQQHGSASANEIAAAQQRLSTDESNLASIQRRSTSRYGSTDLSRSSAQVADAKAQLAAAQAQLAAVNQRTPIAGTVYAIPVSEYDFVTAGEDLLDIADLDRIQIRAYFDEPEIGRLQPNQPVEIRWEAKPGQTWHGHVERPPTTVITYGTRNVGECIITVDDAHGDLLPNTNVNVKVTTAQRMHALSIPREALHTDGGDHVFRVVDGRLSRTNIQVGPATNLTRVEVLSGLSDKDIVVLNATTNRDLTDGLEVKTVQ from the coding sequence ATGCAAACCATCGAATCAAAACGATCCAACACTCCTCTCGTCTCGGGCATCGCGATCGTGATTTTGATCGCTGCGATCTTTGGCTTTCGCCATTTCACGCGCGAGATTGTCGAAGTCAAGACCGCTCCCGTCAGCTATCAGGACCTGGTAAGCTCCGTTCCGACCAATGGCAAGATCGAACCCATCGAAGAGTGGCAGGCCCACGCGCCGAACGCCGGCGTGGTGAAGCATATCGATGTTGAGATCGGCGATAAGGTCAAGGCAGGCACCCTGGTCGTGCAAATGGACGACACCGACGCCCGTGCCCGTGTGGCGACCGCGTTGTCGACTCTTCGCTCCGCCGAATCCGCAGCCGCAGACATGTCGCGTGGCGGAACACAGGATGAGCGCATCGGGATGTCCGGCGACCTCGACCGAGCGAAGCTGGCCGTCGCACAGGACACCAAGAGCCTCGCGACGCTGCAGCAGCTCCAGCAGCATGGATCCGCTTCCGCGAATGAGATTGCAGCCGCACAGCAGCGGCTCTCTACCGACGAGAGCAATCTCGCCAGCATCCAGCGGCGCAGCACCTCCCGCTACGGCTCCACCGATCTCAGCCGATCCTCAGCCCAGGTTGCCGATGCCAAAGCCCAACTCGCCGCCGCTCAGGCGCAGCTTGCGGCCGTCAACCAGCGCACCCCCATCGCCGGCACCGTATACGCCATTCCGGTCTCCGAATACGACTTCGTCACGGCAGGAGAAGACCTGCTTGACATCGCCGATCTCGACCGCATTCAGATTCGTGCCTACTTCGATGAGCCGGAGATTGGCCGCCTCCAGCCAAATCAGCCCGTCGAGATCCGCTGGGAGGCCAAGCCCGGCCAGACCTGGCACGGTCACGTCGAGCGTCCGCCCACCACCGTCATCACCTATGGCACCCGCAACGTCGGAGAATGCATCATTACCGTCGACGACGCACACGGCGACCTGCTGCCCAATACGAACGTCAACGTCAAGGTAACCACCGCCCAGCGCATGCACGCTCTGAGCATCCCGCGCGAGGCTCTCCACACCGATGGCGGCGACCACGTCTTCCGCGTCGTCGACGGCCGCCTGAGCCGCACCAACATCCAGGTCGGCCCCGCGACCAACCTTACCCGCGTCGAGGTTCTCTCGGGCCTCTCGGACAAGGACATCGTCGTGCTCAACGCCACCACTAACCGCGACCTCACTGACGGTCTCGAAGTCAAGACAGTCCAATAG
- a CDS encoding tetratricopeptide repeat protein translates to MTRLPSLGKVVVLLLLAPLSALCADTSAGFAALQQGRVDDAEKILHSAITADPRAPRAHQLLCRVYYAQDLSSEAVRACEMAVSLAPNDSVSLDWLGRAYGLKAGHVNPLSGFALAKKVRATFERAVQADPNNMDAATDLGQFYVDAPSIAGGDIDRARQLAANMASRWPARSHRLLAYIAKKNHDDQTAEAEFKAAVSAGHTPEAYTDLALFYQTHNQPDQALSAIRDAIRADKNHGPALVDAASILIDAKRAPDLAERALRDYLVSPAKSDDAPAFRVHLKLGKLLAAHGDQAGAQREYAAALALAPNYAPAREAAKGA, encoded by the coding sequence ATGACCCGGCTTCCCTCCCTCGGCAAAGTCGTCGTTCTTCTTCTGCTGGCACCGCTCTCCGCGCTCTGCGCCGACACCTCGGCGGGGTTCGCCGCGTTGCAGCAGGGGCGCGTCGACGACGCCGAAAAGATCCTCCACTCGGCCATCACCGCCGACCCCAGAGCACCACGAGCACACCAGCTTCTCTGCCGCGTCTACTACGCGCAGGATCTGAGCAGCGAAGCCGTCCGAGCATGTGAGATGGCAGTCTCCCTGGCTCCGAACGACAGCGTCAGCCTCGACTGGCTCGGGCGCGCCTATGGTCTCAAGGCAGGACACGTCAATCCCCTCAGCGGTTTCGCGCTGGCCAAGAAGGTTCGGGCTACGTTCGAACGCGCCGTGCAGGCCGATCCCAATAATATGGACGCAGCCACCGACCTCGGCCAGTTCTACGTGGACGCCCCTTCCATCGCCGGTGGAGACATCGACCGCGCCCGCCAGCTTGCCGCCAACATGGCATCCCGGTGGCCTGCCCGATCCCATCGCCTGCTTGCTTATATTGCCAAGAAGAACCACGACGACCAGACCGCCGAAGCTGAGTTCAAGGCCGCCGTTTCCGCTGGCCATACGCCGGAGGCTTATACCGACCTTGCCCTCTTCTACCAGACGCACAACCAGCCCGATCAGGCTCTGAGTGCGATCCGCGATGCCATCCGTGCGGACAAGAACCACGGTCCGGCGCTGGTCGACGCAGCCAGTATTCTGATCGATGCAAAGCGTGCCCCGGACCTGGCCGAGCGGGCTCTTCGTGACTATCTCGTCTCTCCCGCTAAGAGCGATGACGCTCCCGCCTTCAGAGTGCACCTTAAACTGGGTAAACTGCTGGCAGCACACGGAGACCAGGCCGGCGCGCAGCGAGAGTATGCAGCCGCTCTCGCCCTCGCCCCAAACTACGCCCCGGCCCGCGAAGCCGCGAAAGGAGCTTGA
- a CDS encoding TolC family protein → MTINAPLIQRLAPCTLLLLAATAHAQFSLSTAVDVAVKRNPKVLMAEANVQKAEAQLSQAHSAYIPQVTIGGGFGNSYGYSPNPPTLFAANAGSLVYNQSQFDYIRSAHAGVKAAQLAYDDARDAVAEDTALSYAALDHDTKREAAIRQQRNYAEALVRIEQERVDAGKDSAIDLTQAKLSRARLHQSLLHAQDTTAIDRDHLANLLGLNPGAVQLDGVFPDAPLPVAPVSLEAYTSPGVASAFAAAHAKQEQAFGDARYLYRPQFNLIVQYNRYATFTDSFKQIESLKGGNSIGANQSVFAIQIVLPLYDRVHQAKARESAADASHAYQEARNAQFLSFDGQSKLRHSIEELQANADVAGLEQQLSQQQLEILRVQLRGTTPDGPQMTPKDEQNALIGERDKYLAVIDAAYQLRQAEISLLRQTGGLTAWLKSLSSTTVPTTTP, encoded by the coding sequence TTGACCATCAACGCGCCCCTCATCCAGCGCCTCGCGCCGTGTACGCTCCTCCTTCTGGCTGCGACGGCCCATGCCCAGTTCTCGCTCTCCACAGCCGTCGACGTTGCCGTAAAGCGCAACCCGAAGGTGCTGATGGCCGAGGCCAACGTCCAGAAGGCCGAGGCCCAGCTCTCACAAGCACACAGCGCCTACATTCCACAGGTCACGATTGGCGGAGGTTTCGGAAATTCCTACGGATACAGCCCCAATCCGCCCACACTGTTTGCGGCCAACGCTGGATCCCTGGTCTATAACCAGTCACAGTTCGACTACATTCGCTCGGCCCATGCTGGGGTCAAGGCCGCGCAGCTCGCGTATGACGATGCGCGGGACGCCGTCGCGGAAGACACCGCGCTCTCCTATGCCGCGCTTGACCACGACACCAAACGCGAAGCCGCCATCCGCCAACAGCGGAACTACGCCGAGGCTCTCGTCCGTATCGAGCAGGAGCGCGTCGATGCGGGAAAAGACTCCGCCATCGACCTGACCCAGGCCAAACTCTCCCGTGCACGCCTGCACCAGTCCCTGCTCCACGCCCAGGACACAACGGCCATCGACCGCGACCACCTCGCGAACCTGCTCGGCCTCAACCCCGGCGCCGTTCAGTTGGACGGTGTCTTCCCCGATGCACCTCTCCCGGTCGCACCCGTTTCGCTCGAGGCCTACACCTCTCCCGGTGTCGCCTCAGCATTCGCCGCGGCTCACGCCAAGCAGGAACAGGCCTTCGGTGACGCGCGTTACCTCTACCGGCCGCAGTTCAACCTCATCGTCCAGTACAACCGTTACGCCACTTTCACCGACTCCTTCAAGCAGATCGAGAGCCTGAAGGGTGGCAACTCCATCGGCGCCAACCAGAGCGTCTTCGCCATCCAGATCGTGCTTCCTTTGTACGACCGCGTCCATCAGGCCAAGGCGCGCGAATCCGCCGCCGATGCCTCTCACGCTTACCAGGAAGCCCGCAACGCCCAGTTTCTCTCGTTCGACGGCCAATCGAAGCTCCGCCACTCCATCGAGGAGCTTCAGGCGAACGCCGACGTCGCCGGGCTCGAGCAGCAGCTTTCCCAGCAGCAATTGGAGATCCTGCGCGTTCAGCTACGGGGCACCACACCCGACGGTCCCCAGATGACGCCCAAGGACGAGCAGAACGCCTTGATCGGCGAGCGCGACAAGTACCTCGCCGTCATCGACGCCGCGTACCAGCTTCGGCAGGCCGAGATCAGCCTGCTCCGCCAGACCGGAGGATTGACCGCATGGTTGAAGTCCCTGTCCTCCACGACCGTTCCCACCACCACCCCCTGA
- the hpnJ gene encoding hopanoid biosynthesis associated radical SAM protein HpnJ has translation MKPLKTLFLNPPSFENFDGGASSRWPATREIESYWYPVWLAYPAGMLEGSRLLDAPPHHVSAQETIEIAKDYEFLVLFTSTVGWHGDHGLAEAIKRGNPSIKIAFVGPPVTTDPDRALNECPVIDFVCRREFDFSVVEYANGKPLAEILGVSYKDASGVIQHNADRPQVEDLDAMPWVTDIYARDMDVTKYNVPFLLHPYVSLYSTRGCPAQCTFCLWPQTLSGHAWRKRSTDDVAAEMKHAKELFPHVKEFFFDDDTFNIQKARTIELCAKLKPLGLTWSCTSRVTTDRDTLKAMKEAGCRLLIVGFESGDPQILKNIKKGATVERARDFVKDCHDLGLIIHADFILGLPGETKESIRNTIEFAKQLDCETIQVSVAHAFPGTEFYDYAAKNGFITNDVMADTGGHQMAHIEYPGVPAEYVMEMVHRFYDEYYFRPKAAARVVWKAIVNRDVPRLYVEAKSFMKLRAQRNKASRLKKEENALKAQESVSMNA, from the coding sequence ATGAAACCCCTAAAGACTCTTTTCCTCAATCCGCCCTCGTTCGAGAATTTTGACGGTGGCGCCAGCTCCCGCTGGCCCGCCACCCGCGAAATCGAGTCGTACTGGTATCCCGTGTGGCTCGCGTATCCGGCTGGCATGCTCGAAGGATCCAGGCTGCTCGACGCTCCGCCGCACCACGTTTCCGCGCAGGAAACCATCGAGATCGCGAAGGACTATGAGTTCCTCGTCCTCTTCACCTCGACCGTGGGCTGGCATGGGGATCATGGTCTCGCTGAAGCCATCAAGCGCGGCAACCCCTCTATCAAGATCGCCTTCGTCGGACCGCCGGTCACCACCGATCCCGACCGCGCCCTGAACGAGTGCCCCGTCATCGACTTCGTCTGCCGCCGCGAGTTTGACTTCTCCGTCGTCGAGTACGCCAACGGCAAGCCGCTCGCTGAGATCCTCGGCGTCAGCTACAAGGACGCTTCCGGCGTGATTCAGCACAACGCCGATCGTCCTCAGGTCGAAGACCTCGACGCCATGCCCTGGGTCACCGACATCTACGCCCGCGACATGGACGTCACCAAGTACAACGTCCCGTTCCTGCTCCACCCCTACGTGTCCCTCTACTCGACCCGCGGCTGCCCCGCGCAATGCACCTTCTGCCTCTGGCCCCAGACCCTCTCCGGCCACGCCTGGCGCAAGCGGTCCACTGACGACGTCGCGGCCGAGATGAAGCACGCCAAGGAGCTCTTCCCCCACGTCAAGGAGTTCTTCTTCGACGACGACACCTTCAACATCCAGAAGGCGCGCACCATCGAGCTCTGCGCGAAGCTGAAGCCCCTCGGCCTCACTTGGTCCTGCACTTCGCGCGTCACCACCGACCGCGACACCCTCAAGGCCATGAAGGAAGCCGGCTGCCGCCTGCTCATCGTCGGCTTCGAGTCCGGCGATCCCCAGATCCTCAAGAACATCAAGAAGGGTGCCACCGTAGAGCGCGCACGCGACTTCGTCAAGGACTGCCACGACCTCGGACTCATCATCCACGCCGACTTCATCCTCGGTCTGCCCGGTGAAACCAAGGAGTCCATCCGCAACACGATCGAGTTCGCCAAGCAGCTCGACTGCGAGACCATTCAGGTCTCCGTCGCGCACGCCTTCCCGGGCACGGAGTTCTACGACTACGCTGCCAAGAACGGCTTCATCACCAACGACGTCATGGCCGACACCGGCGGACACCAGATGGCGCACATCGAGTACCCCGGCGTGCCCGCTGAGTACGTCATGGAGATGGTCCACCGCTTCTATGACGAGTACTACTTCCGCCCCAAGGCCGCAGCTCGCGTCGTCTGGAAGGCCATCGTGAACCGCGATGTCCCTCGTCTGTACGTCGAGGCGAAGAGCTTCATGAAGCTCCGCGCCCAGCGCAACAAGGCGAGCCGTCTGAAGAAGGAAGAGAACGCCCTCAAGGCGCAGGAATCCGTCAGCATGAACGCGTAA
- a CDS encoding EamA family transporter, whose protein sequence is MKHRLAPSQYAVLLAVVLTASFGDALLSRGMAQVGPADLHHLTLLLHALTNPNIVVGIFLLIGFFACYMTALSWADLTFVMPATAFGNVVIALISRFMLHEHLSLSRWFGILLLTSAVGFVANSPARTDRDNPLQDTGKAPGVAI, encoded by the coding sequence ATGAAACACCGCCTCGCCCCCTCCCAATACGCCGTCCTGTTAGCCGTAGTCCTCACCGCCTCCTTCGGCGACGCCCTCCTCTCAAGAGGCATGGCCCAGGTAGGCCCCGCCGACCTCCACCACCTCACCCTCCTCCTCCACGCCCTCACGAACCCCAACATCGTCGTCGGAATCTTCCTCCTCATCGGTTTCTTCGCCTGTTACATGACCGCTCTCTCCTGGGCCGACCTCACCTTCGTCATGCCCGCGACCGCCTTTGGCAACGTCGTCATCGCCCTCATCAGCCGCTTCATGCTGCATGAGCACCTCAGCCTCTCCCGCTGGTTCGGCATCCTCCTTCTCACATCTGCCGTGGGCTTCGTCGCCAATTCCCCCGCCCGCACCGACCGCGACAACCCGCTACAAGACACAGGCAAAGCCCCCGGGGTGGCCATCTAA
- a CDS encoding DUF1501 domain-containing protein, with the protein MGVNRRSFIKYASLAAAGNAAGLRPFGALNALAQNSTDYKALVCIFLYGGNDANNMLVQFDTSGYANYASVRGPLALPQSSLIQLGAAPNFALNANLPDIATLFNANVTAMVTNVGTLVQPTTRAQYLAGQVLPVNLFSHTDQQLEWQNASQSSSAATGWAGRIADLTNVAFNPNGKVPMITSVAGDTVFCNGVKSTPVSVSTGNVFNAQCSEGTTECAAQQATAQALLTFSSGLSLVQADQGIMTNAYGYAKTLSDAVQSVTPLQTVFPATGIGAQLKQIAQIIQVRAALGVSRQIFFAGVGNFDTHQNQVALQGALLAQLSPAMAAFYAATQELSVANQVTQFTMSDFSRTFQPNSNTGSDHAWGSHHIVMGGAVKGGKMYGTFPTLALGGPDDSGSNGRWVPTTASAQYAATLAQWFGVSAAQLPTIFPNIGSFATNNLGFV; encoded by the coding sequence ATGGGCGTGAACCGCAGAAGTTTTATCAAGTACGCATCGCTGGCCGCGGCAGGGAATGCCGCCGGACTGAGGCCGTTCGGCGCGTTGAATGCGCTGGCACAAAACTCAACCGACTATAAGGCGCTGGTCTGCATCTTCCTCTATGGCGGGAACGATGCGAACAATATGCTGGTGCAGTTCGATACTTCGGGTTACGCGAATTATGCTTCGGTGCGCGGTCCCCTGGCGCTCCCGCAGAGTTCGCTGATCCAGTTGGGTGCGGCGCCGAACTTTGCTCTCAACGCGAACCTGCCGGATATTGCCACGCTGTTCAACGCGAATGTAACAGCGATGGTTACCAATGTCGGAACGCTCGTGCAGCCGACGACCAGGGCGCAGTATCTCGCGGGTCAGGTGCTTCCAGTGAACCTGTTTTCCCATACCGACCAACAGTTGGAGTGGCAGAATGCCTCGCAGAGTTCTTCGGCTGCCACGGGTTGGGCGGGGCGGATTGCGGACCTCACGAATGTCGCGTTCAACCCGAATGGGAAGGTGCCGATGATTACCTCGGTAGCCGGCGATACGGTGTTTTGCAACGGGGTGAAGAGTACGCCGGTGTCTGTGAGCACGGGCAATGTATTCAACGCGCAATGCAGCGAGGGTACGACGGAGTGTGCGGCGCAGCAGGCTACGGCCCAGGCTTTGCTGACGTTCAGCTCGGGGCTTTCGCTGGTGCAGGCGGACCAGGGGATTATGACCAACGCGTATGGGTATGCGAAGACGCTGTCCGACGCGGTGCAGTCGGTGACGCCTTTGCAGACGGTGTTTCCGGCTACCGGCATTGGCGCGCAGTTGAAGCAGATCGCGCAGATCATCCAGGTGCGGGCGGCGCTGGGAGTGTCGCGGCAGATCTTCTTCGCGGGGGTGGGGAACTTCGACACCCACCAGAATCAGGTGGCGCTGCAGGGAGCTTTGCTGGCGCAGTTGAGCCCGGCGATGGCGGCCTTTTATGCGGCGACGCAGGAGCTGTCGGTGGCGAACCAGGTGACGCAGTTTACGATGTCGGACTTCTCGCGGACGTTCCAGCCGAACTCGAATACAGGGAGCGACCATGCGTGGGGATCGCACCATATCGTGATGGGTGGCGCAGTGAAGGGCGGGAAGATGTATGGGACGTTTCCAACGCTGGCGCTTGGCGGGCCGGATGACTCGGGGTCGAATGGACGGTGGGTTCCGACGACGGCGAGTGCGCAGTATGCGGCTACGTTGGCGCAGTGGTTTGGGGTGAGCGCGGCGCAGTTGCCGACGATCTTCCCGAATATAGGAAGCTTTGCAACCAATAATTTGGGTTTTGTGTAA